The genomic interval ATCTGTGTTCATCTGTGTCCATCTGTGTTTCATCTGTGGTAAAGATTTTCTCCAGACAATTTTACAAAATGTTTAATGTTGGGTTGAGTGATAGCGAAACCCAACTTACAATTCCGAATTCAGAATTCTGACTCCTGAATTCAGAATTCTGACTCCTGACTCCTAAATTTAACGTCTTGGAAACACAGTTTGCTGTGATTTAGAACGCTGAGTTGCTGCTCTCAACTGTTCGGGAGAGAGAGACTGAACTAAACTAAGAGGAAGAGTTTTTTGGCTGAGATATTGCACGTAAGAAGGAGTCAAATAAGCTTTATATTCCGATCGCTCGCCAAGATACGCTCCAAAGAAAGGTATGCTCAAAGCGTCCATATAGCGACGAGCTAAGGGAAGGTCTGGCCCTAATACTGTTTCTGGAAGTGGCACGCTTGATTCGGTTTCTGCCAAAGTAGAAAAGTGAGTGCCATTTTCCATTAATACCAAATATTTTTCAGGAGTAGTTAGCCAGGTAAAAGGAAGGAGTTGTTCGGTTAAAGCTGGGGCAACGGTATCGGCGCTACCAGCTATAAACATGACGGGAATTTCAACTTGGCTAAGACCTTCTTGACCGAAAACGCTACTAGTAATTGGGTTGATTGCAATAGCCGCTTTGATTCTTTCGTCTCTTAAATTATATTGCGATCGCGGTAACAAGAGCACCCGACATTGCAGTAAAAGCGAAGTATTCCAAGAATTTTCGATATTGGCGCAATCTCTTTGTAATTTATCAAAATTCAGGTTAGCTCCTGCTAGAGCAAGTGCCGTATAACCACCGAAAGATTGACCGATGATTCCCACTTCTTGCAAATTCATTTTGCCTTGAAACAAGGGGTTATTTTGGGAAAGCAGAGTTAGTTCGTTGAGCAAAAATTTAATATCTAAAGGTCTGTTAATAAACTCTCCCGGTTCTGAAACTTCATTAGCTCTACCACCGAGTAAATCTTGTAATTGTTGAGCATTGCTACCCGGATGTTCCGGTACGGCAACCGCATAACCATAGGAAGCGAGATGCTCTGCTAAATAAGCAAATGTAGCGCGATCGGATGCTAAACCGTGAGAAATTACGATTAGTTTAGCTGGTGTTTGTAGTGGTTGGTTTTCCGGTACGATCGGCAAATAAATATCTGCTAAAAACTGTCGATTTCGGCTGCGATCGTTTAGCCTAATCGTTTCTTTTCGCCAGCTAAAAGAACCCGGTTGCTGTAAGTTGGGTAATTGCGATAAATTAACCGGAACAGTCGCGGCGGAAGCAAACTGTTGACTGATAGCATTAACAGCTTTTTCCGTTCGCTCGAATATGGTTGACAACTCATTAGCAATTTGCAGCCCTTTTGCTAAGTCAATTCGCACTCCAGGCGTGGGAAATTTCCGCAATACATTGAGCAGAGTTAAACCTTGGGGATCGGCGGCGGCTAAAATTAATGCGGCGCGAATGGCGCGATATCCCGGTTGACGAGAGTCGGTTTTAATAATTTGTCCCAGTCGTTGCAGCAATATTTCTGCCTGCGGGGTATAGAGAAACTGGGAAACTGCTATCGGACTTACATCCAATCGCTTGAGTAAAATGTTGCGTAGCTGTTCCTGATATTCCGGCTTGGTATATTGAATGTAAGGAGCGATATCATCTTCAATGATGCCTTGGTTAGCGTAGGATTCTAGGGAATTGACGGAGATCGATCGCTCTAGAATGTCATAAGAAAGATAAATTCTTTCTGCTGCTTGAGCTCGAAGAGTTGGTGCAACAGCAGGAAGCAACCAACATCCTAGTAGGATGCCTACCCATTTGAGCGGTTTGGTGGTAAATTTATTCTCTCGATACATAGTATTACCAGTGCGTTTGACAACAAAATTTCTCGTTATCAGAAGGCGTTTAATTTATCAAACATTAAAAAGAAAACAATCCCCAGTACGCGCAGCGCTAGAAAATAGCTGCGCGTCAGTAGGTAAGTACTATTGCGTTGCTGTCCTATCTCTATAGTGTCTGATGTTTGCCATAACGTCTACTTTTCAGTAATAGTGCGTAAAGAAAACAGAGTTTAGGCGGTTTACTGGTTCAATCTAAGGGTGAATACTGACAATTTCGCGATCGATAGTTTTTTTAAACGCCGCGAAAACTCAGTATGGCTGGATATTATTGTTTTTTACCAAGTGCGATCGCCACCGATCCGCTGACGACCAAAACCGCCCCAAAAACTGCTAAAATCGTCAAGTGTTCCGGTTCGACTAAACCAGGTAGCAACCACTCTTCACCCCACATTGCCACCAAAGTAACCAACGGCGCTAAAGCCAGAACAGCACTTACTTTTGATGCTTCCCAATGAGACAAAGACT from Leptolyngbyaceae cyanobacterium carries:
- a CDS encoding alpha/beta hydrolase, with translation MYRENKFTTKPLKWVGILLGCWLLPAVAPTLRAQAAERIYLSYDILERSISVNSLESYANQGIIEDDIAPYIQYTKPEYQEQLRNILLKRLDVSPIAVSQFLYTPQAEILLQRLGQIIKTDSRQPGYRAIRAALILAAADPQGLTLLNVLRKFPTPGVRIDLAKGLQIANELSTIFERTEKAVNAISQQFASAATVPVNLSQLPNLQQPGSFSWRKETIRLNDRSRNRQFLADIYLPIVPENQPLQTPAKLIVISHGLASDRATFAYLAEHLASYGYAVAVPEHPGSNAQQLQDLLGGRANEVSEPGEFINRPLDIKFLLNELTLLSQNNPLFQGKMNLQEVGIIGQSFGGYTALALAGANLNFDKLQRDCANIENSWNTSLLLQCRVLLLPRSQYNLRDERIKAAIAINPITSSVFGQEGLSQVEIPVMFIAGSADTVAPALTEQLLPFTWLTTPEKYLVLMENGTHFSTLAETESSVPLPETVLGPDLPLARRYMDALSIPFFGAYLGERSEYKAYLTPSYVQYLSQKTLPLSLVQSLSPEQLRAATQRSKSQQTVFPRR